The Candidatus Mancarchaeum acidiphilum sequence AGCACTTAAAGTTCGGCAGGGAAGCGCTTAGCATAACTTCAGATAGCCTGAAAATTGACATAGCCCATGCATTCAGTGCGGCTTACAACTTAAGCTTGGACGCTGGATTCATAAACCTGTACACGATAAAGCCAATGATCAGCAAAGCTTATACAGAAGCTATGGCATTGGGGATAAATGCAAAGATTTATGATACAGGGATAACTGAAAAGCTTCTCGAGATAGCAGCTGCAGAAGCAAAGAGCTTGAACGAGAAAGTTGGAGAGTGATATTTAAATTTTTTATTTTGTAAATATGTTTTAGATACTAAAGGTGAAATAAATGGAATATGTATATGCGGCAATGCTGCTTAACGCAGCCGGCAAGGATATAAGCGAACAGAGTATGACAGAAGTTATAAAGGCTGCTGGATTGACTCCAGACGAAGCCAAAGTAAAATCTGTTGTTGAGTCCCTAAAAGGAGTGGACATAAAGAGCGTAATAGAGAATGCACAGTCGATGCAGGTTGCAGCAGCCCCAGGAAAAGCGGAAGCAAAGGCAGAAGGGAAGAAGGAGTCCAAAGCAGAAGCAAAGAGCGAGGCAAAGAGCGAAGAGGAAGCAGCAGGCGGATTGGCTGGATTGTTCGGATGAATTAAAAGCTAAAGTTTATTTGTTTTGTTTGCTTTAATTTTATTATAATTAAATGCGTGTTTTCGTGAAGGACACTGAAATAGTCATGCCAGGAGACAAATTAGCTACAGAGGAAGAATTCTTACCCGAGAGAGGAATATT is a genomic window containing:
- the rpl12p gene encoding 50S ribosomal protein P1; the protein is MEYVYAAMLLNAAGKDISEQSMTEVIKAAGLTPDEAKVKSVVESLKGVDIKSVIENAQSMQVAAAPGKAEAKAEGKKESKAEAKSEAKSEEEAAGGLAGLFG